The Euzebyales bacterium nucleotide sequence CTTGCCCGTCTTCGTCATCGCCGCACCTCGCGTCGGCTGTCGCCAGGTTCGCCGATGCCACGGCGCAGGCGTAGGGGCGAACGGCCCGACCGAGCTGGTCTCCCGGTCACGGTGCCGCCTGGCCGGTCCGGCTTTCGTAGCGGTGACGAGGGGAGATGAACAAGACACGCCCCATCCGTTTGCCGTCGACCCGTGTGACCCGCGTTGCGGGTTCCGGCTGCAGCGACATCGTGCGAGAAGGGACGTCCGTGGACCACAGCCTCGAGGTGGCCGACCAGGCGCTGGGCCTGCACACCGATCTGTACGAGTTGCGGATGGCGCAGACCTGCCTGCGCCACGGCATGACCGCTCCGGCGACGTTCAGCCTGCACATCCGTGCCGACGAGCGGCGACCGTGGTTCGTGGCCGGCGGGATGCCGCATGTGCTCGACGTGCTCCGACGGTTCTCCTACGGCGATGCCGAGCTCGACTACCTCCGCGGCCAGGGCTTCCCCGGGTGGTTCCTGGACTGGCTTCACGAGCTGCACCCGGTCGGTGAGGTGTGGTCGGTCGCGGAGGGAACGGTCGTCCTCGCTGAGGAACCACTGATCGAGGTCACCGCTCCGCTGCCGCTCGGGATGCTGTGGGAGACCGCGTTGCTGAACGTGGTGCAGCGCAGCACGGTGCTGGCCACGAAGGCAGCCCGGTGCGTCATCGTCGCCGACGGGCGCACGCTCGTCGACTTCGGGTTCCGCCGTGCCCAGGGCTTGGAGACCGGCATCGAGGCCGCCCGAGCGGCCTACATCGGCGGCATCGACGCAACCTCCAACGTCGAGGCCGGCCGCCGCTTCGGTATCCCGATCTCGGGCACGATGGCGCACTCGCTGATTCAGGCGTACGAAGACGAACCCGCGGCATTCGCCGCGTTCGCCGACGACCACCCCGACCAGGCCATCATGCTCGTCGACACCTACGACACGATCGGGGGCGTGCAGGCGGCGATCGAGATAGGTCAGGGCCTGCGTGCGCGCGGCAGCGATCTCATCGGGGTCCGCCTCGACTCGGGCGACCTGGCGGAGTACGCCACGCGCAGTCGCGCGCTGCTCGACGATGCCGGGTTCACCGCCACGCGGATCATCGCGTCGGGCGGTGTCGACGAGTTCGAGATCGCCGAGCTGATCGCCGCGGGGGCGCCGATCGACGGGTTCGGCGTCGGCACCGCGCTGACGGTGTCCACGGACCGACCGGCGCTCGACATCGCCTACAAGCTGGTGTGCTACGACGGGGCTCCGCGGGCGAAGTACAGCGAGGGCAAGGTGCTGCTGCCCGGAGCGAAGCAGGTCTATCGCGACGGGGCACCGGACAGCGACGTGCTCGCCACCCGCGATGAACCGCCGCTGCACGGCGAGCCGCTGCTGGCACCGATCTGGCGGGACGGCGACGCCCTGCACGACTTCGACCTGCGGGAGGCGCGGGACCGTGCTGCCGACCAGCTCGACGCCCTACCCGACCACTGGCGCCGCCTCGACCGCCCGCTGGAGCCGCCACGGCCACGGCGAAGTGACGTCCTCGAG carries:
- a CDS encoding nicotinate phosphoribosyltransferase; translation: MNKTRPIRLPSTRVTRVAGSGCSDIVREGTSVDHSLEVADQALGLHTDLYELRMAQTCLRHGMTAPATFSLHIRADERRPWFVAGGMPHVLDVLRRFSYGDAELDYLRGQGFPGWFLDWLHELHPVGEVWSVAEGTVVLAEEPLIEVTAPLPLGMLWETALLNVVQRSTVLATKAARCVIVADGRTLVDFGFRRAQGLETGIEAARAAYIGGIDATSNVEAGRRFGIPISGTMAHSLIQAYEDEPAAFAAFADDHPDQAIMLVDTYDTIGGVQAAIEIGQGLRARGSDLIGVRLDSGDLAEYATRSRALLDDAGFTATRIIASGGVDEFEIAELIAAGAPIDGFGVGTALTVSTDRPALDIAYKLVCYDGAPRAKYSEGKVLLPGAKQVYRDGAPDSDVLATRDEPPLHGEPLLAPIWRDGDALHDFDLREARDRAADQLDALPDHWRRLDRPLEPPRPRRSDVLEALARGVRDRETAHRR